The stretch of DNA ATATCAGATATAATACATGAATCTATCTAAATAGCCGGATGTGAAGCAAGAATTTACCAACAGAAATGGAAGTGGTGCTCCTCTGATACCTGTCATAAACAACAAACATCTAATGATAGGTTCCTTAAGACGCATGTGCATAATTCCAAATCAATACAGGTCAAAAAGTTCCACTTACACATATGACAGAGAATGTACAAGCTCCTGTAGCTCATCAGCACTAAAACCAACCTCATCATGAAGAACATGGTAGTGTGTAGGCCTGCTAGTGCCCTGAGGAGGAAATTTTTGAAGGAATACAGAGAATATCACTAAAAGATAGACACCACGATAGTCACAGTAGTGATcgttcacacacacacacacatctAGACCCCCGAACAGTTCGTTTCGGGGCAACAATCAACTCAATGAAGACACACCTAACACGTCGAACCACACAACTACACAAGCCACAAGCATGTAAATTAATCTTTATACTTAAAAAGGAGGGAAACAGAATATTGGATACTTACTATCATTCCAGCATGTGCACATAGGTAGAAATCATAGTTTCTTGGATGACAAATTTTGTTGTCAACAACAGTTCCTGTAAAGCAACAGGTTTAGTAAAAAGCCAATTAGCCAACAATCTTTGGATAATCTGAACTGATATTTACCAGGTGGGACATTGTCAGGAGAACCAGACTGGAAGAATCTTGTGTGGTGGTTCTTCTGAGCAACTATAACCACAAACTTGGGCTCCCACTTTTCATCAAGGAATTTACATGCCTACAAAGTTAAAAGTCAACGTTAGCCCCTTTTACGACCAAAAATGTTTCCCAAATAGCAGAGTCAAAAGCTTATGAACCTCAATGATTTGATCAAGCTCTTTGTTCAAAACTTGATTGAACTGTGATTCACTAACACCATCCCTATATTCAGCATAATAAAGATACTACGTTTAGTTTCATCAGAAAAGAATCGCATAGTAATAAATCAGTATAACAAACAAGCATTGAACACCAAAAGCATTTTGTAGCTATTGGAAAAATACAACATGCAATGATCGCCATGTATCAACATCAAAACAAATATGCAGTAGGTTTGGAGCAGTTAAAAACATAAATGGCAAATGGGACACAGGAATTACACAACCCTAGCATAGCAATAGTGACAAATCCCATTAACAAACACAATTTATTGGCAATACCTCAAATGTTTTCAGCTCTAACTTCGGAGTTACAAGAAAAGATTACCtgaaaataattatattgtCTGGCTTTCGCTTCGCAGAAGTAACATAGAAATCAAGTAGAAGTTCCCTGCAGTTGATGAAACCGATCAAGCTAGGTACTTATTTCACATTGACCATATACATATAGTGTGAAGATTAATACAACATTAAACAGACTGCTCAAAAGCCACCGCTCTTACAAGGCAGAAAGAAATACTACAAGACATCATGGTATACAATCATGTGCCATCTAACACAGAAgcatagtttaattatttaaccACATGTAGATAGAACCTTATAATTCCATCATCATCTTTGTCAGATACTTTCTTGAACAGGTTATCTATCATTTCAACCTTTGCGGACTGGGTACGAACACAGGCCCTATACTTCGATATAAGAGGCCATTGTCTAGAGCTGACCACCTGCATACTCTCAGAAAACAGCAAcatttcatcaagaaaaaaaaaaaagaaaaagggtagaATTAGATCAACCTGGCACCAATATATGCattgatataaaaattatagggtaaagtatattttgtcCTTAAGGTTTGCTAAAAGCTTCAAAAATACCCcgaagttttattttgtttcaattttgtcctagAAGTTTccaatttgcatcaaatatatctctatcggctaatttttcaaaaaatataggactaattcagcaacaatttcacaagaacaactttcaacacaagcaaatcagACATAGTTATCATGCATTTGTTGGATTGGTCCTAAACTTTCGGAAAATTTAACTGTcggatatatttgatgcaaatcgaaaacttccgaaacaaaattgaaacaataaaacctagtatttttgaaacttttgacaaactttagagacaaaaaatatactttacccaaaattatattatattcattGAAAACATGACAATTATGATTTACCGCTGCAATTGAAGGAATATCAGATTGCCCTGGTGAGCCATGCGAAACATCCATGCCCAGGATAAGTGTGGGTGCTTTTGAAACGACTGGAAGAGCTGGAGAGTGTTCAACGCCTAATAATGTATTCAATCCACCAAGCTGCagatcaaaaaaataattcaattgaaaaggaagaaataaaaCAGAAGCCTGATGACTAGGCAACATAAAACAATGACAACCACCTTTGCTCCATTAGATGGGGAAAGGATGCAAAGTCATTCATTTATTCCCATGTTATTATCACTCAAGAGCAGGTGAGAAACAAGATATTAAAAGCTGGGTCATagccaaaataataaaatgtacAAAGCTGTTGCCCAATAGTACTAGAATACCATGCCCAACATACCTTGGCATTTATCTTCATCAAAACGTTAGTCAGAAACTGGTCATTGACCCTTAAAGGACACATGCACTGGCTAGCAATTCCATACTCGgtaagatttttctttttccatggaCCTTCAATGTGAGAATAAATCTTCGTTCTCAATTGTTTACACAAGATAAATGAAATCCACTTATTAATGACTAACCATAAATTTCACAGTTTTTCCTCTCGGGAATTAGACATAGAAGGAACTGAGGAACTCCAGGAAGTTTAGACTGCATGCTTTCAAACATCTTCTCCACTCTAACCATTGGTGGGGAACGCCTAAACTGGTGACTCTCTTCAAGCACATCAAATGGATCTTCCATTGACTGCAAAAACAAAAGCAGGAAAGAACATTTCAGTCAGTAGATCTTTCATACTTCTCAGCTGATACAAGGAGATGGAACTTACAATTCCTTTCGTTCCTGCAACTCTAATCATATCCCTCACAAGAGCTCTTACATCACATCGTGCAGAAAAGTTAACTACAGCCCACCGTTCTATCTTTATTGGCTGCACAAAACTCTGGAAAAGCATTTTTAAGTTATTAGAACCTCATACAGTACTGAGAATCTGGACCAGATGAAAATTTCAATGGAAATTGAACTAAACCGAATACCTTATTACTAAAATTCCATCTCCCATTCCTTGGATTTAAGTCCTCACCATTGCCAAGCTTCAACTATTGGAAAACATTCAATAATCAATATCAAACTATGAAAGTTAAAAACATAAGGTTACTGATGATTGACAATATAGGAGCCATGAGTCTCCATACCATAATTAATTTTGCTTATAATATTGCTCAACCAATTTGTTTTATAATCTTAAACAACCAGAATCAacacaaaatagcaaacaaagagaacaaagtCATTTATATAGCATTTACATCCTTCACAGAATTACTACCAGCAAGAACTTAACATCATTTTCTTAGATaggtaaaaaaaagaaacaaaaaataataccaACACGCCACAAACAGCAAAGGGAActtcaaaataatttataattcatcAGAGGCAGCCTAGCATTTAGATATGACAGTAGCAAAAAGAGAATTTTTCCATATAAATCCATATTCCAAACAAaggattttttaaaaaggaCTTTCATTTAGTTTCATGTGGGAGTCAAGAAAAAACAAGTTACTAGAGCATTTGCTaaatgagaaaaatcatttcTCGAACAAGTGACCTGCCAAGTCATAATTAAGAAAACCTCAGGTCACCAAGTTCAAATAAAACAAGGCAACACACAATAAACAAGTTTCAAGAGCACAGTGacaaagagaaatattaaaTACCCTTGGTGAAGGCAGAACCCGACCATCCACTTGAGTAAAGCCAGTGCTTATAGAAATTCCACAATTTTGAAGCATAGGTTCAGAACCATAGTTGCTGGTTTTTAGTGCCTAACAAAACAATATTTAATAAGCTTCCTTAACCAAGCCATAAGCAGTGTAACCACATCacttaaaatttagaataacaACGTACATCAGATAAAACCCTCATCCTCTCTGGTGGCTTCTGCCTGGACTTCTCTACCAATGAAGCCCTTTGAAGCGTGGACAGCGCTTTTGTATAACGTTGCAAGGACACCAATTCACAAAGCTAAAACAACAGGAGAAGTAAATAACCTAGGTTTTAGTTAAGATCCAGAATGCTAAAATTGCAGCATGCAAAACCTGCAAAAATAAACACATTGATTCACCTCAATGGGGAAGTATGTCGGTCGTTTAGGCTTGCCAACATTGATACAAGGAAGCTCAGCAGAGTATCGAAGATCTATCCTACGAGCATTGACAAAATAATCATAAACAGTCACTTCTTCAGTACCATCATCACCATCCCTTCCACCTTTCTTAAGAGAAAACCTGCAAAATCCAAGCCATCACTGAAAACCTATACTCATCAAATAACAATTCTACTATCATAATGCACCATATATTCAAGTTTTATAATTTGACATCAAAGCCAAATGCATTTAGAGAAAATAAAGGGaggaataaagaaagaaatagagagagagagaaggtaCGTCTGATCTCGGCATGGGAGTTCACTGAGACCTGTAATTTTGTACTCTTGATTGGATGGGCTTACTTTAATCCTCAGATTTTTTAGGGTCCTTTTGGCCTGTTTAAAGTAAAAAGAGTAACAGACAGGCCTTTGTGTAAAATAATCAAACAAAAgagtaataaattaatttttcaacagCATTGTTACCTTTGCCCAGTCAAGCTGAAATGGATCTCGCACATTTTGATTGGCAATTAGGAAGTCCACAACAGGTCCAGGCTGGATTGTCATAGTAGTTGTGACATCTAAACGAATTGGATGATTATAGGAGTTAGACAAAAAGCCTTGATGAGAAGGTTGTACACAGTACACAGATCTAACCTATGTTCAGAGACAGGCCACTCTGAGTAGTTCTGAAACTTGAATGGAATCCTCTGCAGCCAAGCACACCACCTCCAACTTCAGCAAAATTCCTTGGGTCATTGTGGAAGAAGGATTGCCGAACTAGGAGGCAACCTCTGCAATAGACAAATGCACAGTTGAGAACTATGGTTTGGTGCCTTGTAAATTATAATGCATCAAAATGTTAGAAAACATGTTATGACAAGTAAAATGAAGAAAGGTCTTACTGTTTAGCAGCATGTTGCCTCAATATAATATCGAGCACTCTGATGGCTTCTTGGAAATTCTCCGATTCCTGCCCACGCAAGGCATTGGCAATGGCCTGCATTGGAATTTTGGCGGCATAGCTAATCTCTACTTTAAATTTCTTCGCACGATACGGGCGTCGCATCCTCTTTTTGTCACTTTCATTGTCCCCATGACCATCAGGGCTACAGTTACCATTATTTCttcacaagaaaaaataaaaggttaCACACTGCTGAAACAATGATCTGAAACTCTATGGAAGGCTAAAACAATTATATGCTTGTCATTTCTACCTATTCGAAACAACATCCTCCAGAACAACTTCAAACTCAAGCTTGTTGCTTGGAAGAGCACCAATGGTAAACAGACTTTTCTCCCCGTCGTATGCGAAGTCCTTACCATTTAACTCAGAAGCATACGTCTCATGCACCCTATCCATTATCCTTCTCCCGAAACCCTTACCTTCTACAGGGCGTCCATCTTCATAAGCAAACGCAACCTGTTCAAATAACATAACAAGTGACAACAGtcatatttgggtaattagaataaacttgaataataataataataataataataataataataaacaaaggAATGTGAGAGGGACATACGCTATAATGGAAGAAATTTCCATCATTGTTAGTGACATTAACTTTGAAGTGATTGGTTTGAAGAGCTATCTTCATTCCTTTTGATCCCAGCCCACGCCTGGCAATCGGAAGGCGAGAAACCTTTTTCTTAACAGGTTCAGCAAGTGCGTCTTCTGCTTTAACTGGGACAACATCAGGTGGAACAACAGGGGGTGGTGGTGGCAGGGATGCCTCGGTACCATTTCCATCCAGCTCAGATGAATCCATATCCCTATTTCGGATAACATACAAGGTAAGAATTGAAATAAACTTGGACTTGGAGTGTATAATATCAAAAGATATGAACAATCTGAAAAAGTTGAGTAAATGAAACAAATTGTATAATATGAAGCTCAGTACAAAATAGCAAAAATTTCGACTCAAGTAACCAATAGGCTAAAAAAATCACATGACACAAGGAACCAATCCCCGATAATAACCAGAAAAGGTAGTAATTAACATCAAATCTATCAAAACATCCATTGAAATAACCAAAACATAAACTATGAGAGAAACAgctcatcttttctttttccttttttttttctttttttttcttttgtgtcTAACCAAACGACTTATGAAACATTAATTCAGTCTTCAAGATATTTGTAAGATCACATAAGACTAACGTGAAATGAAAATTACTCTTAAGCACCAAAGTAAGGTTTAtctcgttttcttttttttttttcttttctacaaCTGCAATACAATGTCAATTGAATCACtactaatatttaaattaattaaaaagtaaaataataaaaatatgaaatgtcATTATTTGACAGAAAGGAAATGGAGTCTTATTTGACAGAAAATAagtgaagaaaatgaaaaattaccATGAAAAACGTCATTCAAAGCTGAAACAAAGTAAGTTGCTGACATagatttaagaaaataaaaaaataaaaaacagaaag from Arachis duranensis cultivar V14167 chromosome 4, aradu.V14167.gnm2.J7QH, whole genome shotgun sequence encodes:
- the LOC107482475 gene encoding protein argonaute 4, coding for MDSSELDGNGTEASLPPPPPVVPPDVVPVKAEDALAEPVKKKVSRLPIARRGLGSKGMKIALQTNHFKVNVTNNDGNFFHYSVAFAYEDGRPVEGKGFGRRIMDRVHETYASELNGKDFAYDGEKSLFTIGALPSNKLEFEVVLEDVVSNRNNGNCSPDGHGDNESDKKRMRRPYRAKKFKVEISYAAKIPMQAIANALRGQESENFQEAIRVLDIILRQHAAKQGCLLVRQSFFHNDPRNFAEVGGGVLGCRGFHSSFRTTQSGLSLNIDVTTTMTIQPGPVVDFLIANQNVRDPFQLDWAKAKRTLKNLRIKVSPSNQEYKITGLSELPCRDQTFSLKKGGRDGDDGTEEVTVYDYFVNARRIDLRYSAELPCINVGKPKRPTYFPIELCELVSLQRYTKALSTLQRASLVEKSRQKPPERMRVLSDALKTSNYGSEPMLQNCGISISTGFTQVDGRVLPSPRLKLGNGEDLNPRNGRWNFSNKSFVQPIKIERWAVVNFSARCDVRALVRDMIRVAGTKGISMEDPFDVLEESHQFRRSPPMVRVEKMFESMQSKLPGVPQFLLCLIPERKNCEIYGPWKKKNLTEYGIASQCMCPLRVNDQFLTNVLMKINAKLGGLNTLLGVEHSPALPVVSKAPTLILGMDVSHGSPGQSDIPSIAAVVSSRQWPLISKYRACVRTQSAKVEMIDNLFKKVSDKDDDGIIRELLLDFYVTSAKRKPDNIIIFRDGVSESQFNQVLNKELDQIIEACKFLDEKWEPKFVVIVAQKNHHTRFFQSGSPDNVPPGTVVDNKICHPRNYDFYLCAHAGMIGTSRPTHYHVLHDEVGFSADELQELVHSLSYVYQRSTTSISVVAPICYAHLAATQVGHFLKFEDKSETSSSHGGLSAAGAVPVPQLPKLQDSVSNSMFFC